Proteins encoded by one window of Streptomyces uncialis:
- a CDS encoding LCP family protein — protein sequence MNEWPEGRSDRGGRGRNGDGYGRGSGSAQPEGARAMPHVQRGRGPGPRPSAPPQPQGVPQQHGYGHQGAPGGQGQQQDGYDSGYNTGQVYGSQGGGGGGGRRGGGDDGRLGGGAARPAPDWKRRIKIGSIALAVTLLAVSVGTYFWADSKLNREVDLSKVIERPRDGDGTNYLIVGSDSREGMSAEEKKKLHTGSAGGKRTDSMMILHVGDSGNAMISLPRDSDVEIPSFVGSDSGKTFQGTGRRVKLNAAYAEDGPELLVRTVEHNTGLRIDHYAEIGFGGFAKIVDAVGGVEMKLDKGFKDKYSGADFKAGTQTLDGQQALAFVRTRYALAGSDLDRTKNQQKFLSALASQTATPSTVLNPFKLYPTMGAGLDTLIVDEDMGLFDLSEMFWGMKGVTGGEGVSMNIPTSGSRGSNLVWDRAKIKTLVDQMNNGDKITVKSG from the coding sequence ATGAACGAGTGGCCCGAGGGGCGGAGCGACCGGGGCGGCAGAGGCCGCAACGGTGACGGATATGGTCGCGGCAGTGGCAGCGCGCAGCCCGAGGGCGCCCGCGCGATGCCGCACGTCCAACGCGGCCGGGGCCCCGGCCCGCGTCCGTCGGCGCCACCGCAGCCGCAGGGCGTCCCGCAGCAGCACGGATACGGCCACCAGGGCGCGCCGGGCGGCCAGGGGCAGCAGCAGGACGGCTACGACAGCGGCTACAACACCGGCCAGGTCTACGGTTCCCAGGGCGGTGGCGGCGGTGGTGGCCGGCGCGGCGGCGGGGACGACGGCCGTCTGGGCGGCGGCGCGGCCCGTCCCGCGCCCGACTGGAAGCGCCGGATCAAGATCGGCTCGATCGCGCTGGCCGTGACGCTGCTCGCGGTCTCCGTCGGTACGTACTTCTGGGCCGACTCCAAGCTCAACCGCGAGGTCGACCTGTCCAAGGTCATCGAACGCCCCCGCGACGGCGACGGCACCAACTACCTGATCGTCGGCTCCGACAGCCGCGAGGGCATGTCCGCCGAGGAGAAGAAGAAGCTCCACACCGGCTCCGCCGGCGGCAAGCGCACCGACTCCATGATGATCCTGCACGTCGGCGACAGCGGGAACGCGATGATCTCGCTGCCCCGCGACTCCGACGTCGAGATCCCCTCCTTCGTCGGCTCCGACTCCGGCAAGACGTTCCAGGGCACCGGCCGCCGCGTCAAGCTCAACGCCGCGTACGCCGAGGACGGCCCCGAACTCCTCGTCCGCACCGTCGAGCACAACACCGGGCTGCGCATCGACCACTACGCGGAGATCGGCTTCGGCGGCTTCGCGAAGATCGTCGACGCGGTCGGCGGCGTCGAGATGAAGCTCGACAAGGGTTTCAAGGACAAGTACTCCGGCGCCGACTTCAAGGCCGGCACCCAGACCCTCGACGGCCAGCAGGCCCTCGCCTTCGTCCGCACCCGCTACGCCCTCGCGGGCAGCGACCTCGACCGGACGAAGAACCAGCAGAAGTTCCTGTCCGCGCTCGCGAGCCAGACCGCGACACCGTCCACGGTCCTCAACCCGTTCAAGCTGTACCCGACGATGGGCGCCGGCCTCGACACCCTCATCGTGGACGAGGACATGGGGCTGTTCGACCTCAGCGAGATGTTCTGGGGCATGAAGGGTGTCACCGGCGGCGAAGGCGTCTCCATGAACATCCCGACCTCGGGCTCCCGAGGCAGCAACCTCGTCTGGGACCGGGCGAAGATCAAGACCCTGGTCGACCAGATGAACAACGGCGACAAGATCACCGTCAAGAGCGGCTGA
- a CDS encoding LCP family protein, whose amino-acid sequence MPPPPRPSSRPRRPAGPPHGRGSAPAAPRGRGRPRWARRIVTTLSVSVLAAAGIGHTLMTGIDSGIERVDPFKDMKNRPRAGNGTTMLLVGTDGRDRITPAERAKYRLGGEPCRCTDTIMIVHISADRGRASVVSLPRDSYAEIPGHADRTTGRKHAPHPVKLNAAYAEGGPQLTVRTVEHMTGVKIDHYLEVDFTSFMRTVDVVGGVRICTEKPMKDAYTGLDLAAGPHDLNGGQALQYVRSRHIDGAADLGRMQRQQTFMAALIAKATSSGVLLNPVRFRELAQASLGSVRASRDFGTDEMLALGRAMKGFSPSSSEFTTVPVGNPSHQVKGLGSTVKWDDRKAKRLFQALRDDKPLTVRKKRPAAVEVPVAPDQIRVQVENGTAAAGLGGKVDAALRGAGFRTTGVPMNAADRTVTRTLIFHDPRWDRSAKSLAAALPGSELREQRGRGPVMRVVAGSGYEGVTRVRAAVPAESGEFGAVSGDEVLCGG is encoded by the coding sequence GTGCCCCCACCGCCCCGTCCGTCCTCCCGTCCGCGGCGCCCGGCGGGGCCCCCGCACGGCCGGGGTTCCGCGCCCGCGGCGCCCCGGGGACGCGGGCGTCCGCGCTGGGCGCGGCGGATCGTGACGACCCTGTCGGTGTCGGTGCTCGCGGCGGCGGGTATCGGGCACACGCTGATGACGGGGATCGACAGCGGGATCGAACGGGTCGACCCGTTCAAGGACATGAAGAACCGGCCGCGCGCCGGGAACGGCACGACGATGCTGCTCGTCGGCACGGACGGCCGGGACCGGATCACCCCGGCCGAGCGGGCGAAGTACCGGCTGGGCGGCGAGCCCTGCCGCTGCACGGACACCATCATGATCGTGCACATCTCGGCGGACCGGGGCCGGGCCAGTGTGGTGAGCCTGCCGAGGGACTCGTACGCGGAGATCCCCGGGCATGCCGACCGGACGACGGGCCGCAAGCACGCCCCGCACCCGGTGAAGCTGAACGCGGCGTACGCGGAGGGCGGGCCGCAGCTCACGGTGCGGACCGTGGAACATATGACGGGGGTGAAGATCGATCACTATCTGGAGGTCGACTTCACCAGCTTCATGCGGACGGTGGACGTGGTCGGCGGGGTCCGGATCTGCACGGAGAAGCCGATGAAGGACGCGTACACGGGTCTCGACCTGGCGGCCGGGCCGCATGATCTGAACGGCGGCCAGGCGCTCCAGTACGTGCGGTCGCGTCATATCGACGGCGCCGCCGACCTGGGGCGGATGCAGCGGCAGCAGACATTCATGGCCGCGCTGATCGCCAAGGCGACCTCGTCGGGGGTGCTGCTGAACCCGGTGCGGTTCCGTGAGCTGGCGCAGGCCTCGCTGGGGTCGGTACGGGCGTCCCGGGACTTCGGTACGGACGAGATGCTGGCCCTGGGGCGGGCGATGAAGGGGTTCTCGCCGTCGTCGTCGGAGTTCACGACGGTGCCGGTCGGCAATCCGAGCCATCAGGTCAAGGGCCTCGGGTCCACGGTGAAGTGGGACGACCGGAAGGCGAAGCGGCTGTTCCAGGCGCTGCGGGACGACAAGCCGCTGACCGTCCGCAAGAAGCGCCCGGCGGCGGTGGAGGTGCCGGTGGCCCCCGACCAGATCCGGGTCCAGGTGGAGAACGGCACGGCCGCCGCGGGACTCGGCGGGAAGGTCGACGCGGCGCTGCGCGGGGCGGGCTTCCGTACGACGGGTGTCCCCATGAACGCGGCGGACCGTACCGTCACCCGCACGCTGATCTTCCACGACCCGCGCTGGGACCGGTCGGCGAAGTCCCTGGCGGCGGCCCTGCCGGGCAGCGAGCTGCGGGAGCAGCGCGGGCGCGGGCCGGTGATGCGGGTGGTCGCGGGGAGCGGGTACGAGGGGGTCACCCGGGTCCGGGCGGCGGTCCCGGCGGAGTCCGGGGAGTTCGGCGCGGTGTCCGGCGACGAGGTGCTGTGCGGCGGGTAG
- a CDS encoding glycosyltransferase family 2 protein gives MNATPAPKLPPVSVIMPVLNEERHLRGAVHAILAQEYAGEMEVVIAIGPSTDRTDEIAAELVREDPRVHTVPNPTGRTPAALNAAIKASRHPIVVRVDGHGMLSPDYIATAVRLLEETGAQNVGGIMHAEGENDWEHAVAAAMTSRIGVGNAAFHTGGQAGPAETVYLGVFRREALEQQGGYNEEFIRAQDWELNFRIREAGGLIWFSPELRVSYRPRPSVRALAKQYKDYGRWRHVVARYHQGSINPRYLAPPVAVCAIAAGLVLGVAVTPLAFVVPGGYVAAIAAGSLPAGRGMPLGARVRIPVALATMHMSWGWGFLTSPRALAKRVIASRLRSRR, from the coding sequence ATGAACGCGACGCCCGCCCCGAAGCTTCCCCCCGTCTCCGTGATCATGCCGGTCCTCAACGAGGAACGTCATCTGCGCGGTGCCGTCCACGCGATCCTCGCCCAGGAGTACGCGGGCGAGATGGAGGTGGTGATCGCGATCGGCCCGTCCACGGACCGCACCGACGAGATCGCCGCCGAACTGGTCCGCGAGGACCCGCGCGTGCACACCGTGCCGAACCCGACGGGCCGTACCCCCGCCGCGCTGAACGCCGCGATCAAGGCGTCCCGGCATCCGATCGTCGTCCGGGTCGACGGGCACGGGATGCTGTCGCCCGACTACATCGCCACGGCCGTACGGCTGCTGGAGGAGACCGGCGCGCAGAACGTCGGCGGGATCATGCACGCCGAGGGCGAGAACGACTGGGAGCACGCGGTCGCCGCGGCGATGACCTCCCGGATCGGCGTCGGCAACGCGGCGTTCCACACCGGCGGACAGGCCGGGCCCGCCGAGACGGTGTACCTCGGGGTGTTCCGGCGCGAGGCCCTCGAACAACAGGGCGGGTACAACGAGGAGTTCATCCGGGCCCAGGACTGGGAGCTGAACTTCCGTATCCGTGAGGCGGGCGGGCTGATCTGGTTCTCGCCCGAGCTGCGGGTGTCCTACCGGCCCCGGCCCAGTGTCCGCGCGCTGGCCAAGCAGTACAAGGACTACGGGCGTTGGCGGCACGTCGTCGCCCGCTACCACCAGGGCTCCATCAACCCGCGCTACCTCGCGCCGCCGGTCGCGGTCTGCGCGATCGCCGCGGGTCTGGTGCTGGGGGTGGCCGTCACCCCGCTGGCGTTCGTCGTGCCCGGGGGGTACGTCGCGGCGATAGCCGCGGGGTCGCTGCCCGCGGGGCGGGGGATGCCGCTGGGGGCGCGGGTGCGGATTCCTGTGGCGCTGGCGACGATGCACATGTCGTGGGGCTGGGGCTTCCTCACGAGTCCGCGTGCGCTGGCCAAACGGGTCATCGCGAGTCGCCTTCGCTCGCGCCGCTGA
- a CDS encoding LCP family protein gives MRGEDSRPPVRRSGPPAPSGTDLADEEDGGAGNDGTGVPAAADTGTDGARAGARDSGTTGGSAAALAAEETPPGRTRTAATRTPPGRTRTKDRTRPGERSRPAPAGRGGPGNGGRGGSGGPGGRVPRRRRRILRWSAMVLAFVILGTAGAGYLYYRHLNGNIKKGELNIGEHKAPRPTPNAAGQTPLNILVIGSDSRNTKENLKLGGSTDSVGAAPLADVQMLIHLSADRSNMSVVSMPRDTLIEIPKCTDPDTGKVYPASSGRLMTNQSLGRGGAGCTVATWEKLTDVHINHFVQVDFAGVVSMADAIGGVPVCVDRDIYSHTNDDKGSGLKLPKGTHSVKGEQALQWLRTRYGFGDGSDIGRAKAQHMYMSSMVREMRENATLSNPGKLRGLAETATRSLTVDRGLDTVMKLYDLGNELRKVPPDRITMTTMPFDYLGARVVPKPGDAEQLFRLIRDDVALDGKDKKKRAAAPKKSEDAAADDAEIPVQVVNGTRTDVLAPARGRASTVAQLLVGKGLARAVADTQAAVTEARTVISYPSVDLEGDARRVAELMGIPLSAVKRSTDVSGVTLVVGADWREGVAYGGGSGSPEAEGTPESADLLNGADEDACMEVNPAFTY, from the coding sequence ATGCGCGGGGAGGATTCCCGGCCACCCGTCCGTCGTAGCGGCCCGCCCGCCCCGAGCGGCACGGACCTCGCGGACGAGGAGGACGGCGGCGCCGGGAACGACGGTACGGGTGTCCCCGCGGCGGCGGACACCGGTACGGACGGGGCGCGGGCGGGCGCCCGGGACTCCGGAACCACCGGCGGCAGCGCCGCCGCGCTCGCGGCGGAGGAGACCCCGCCCGGCCGGACCCGCACCGCGGCCACCCGCACTCCCCCGGGCCGTACGAGGACCAAGGACCGCACCCGTCCGGGGGAGCGCTCCCGACCGGCCCCCGCCGGACGCGGGGGACCCGGCAACGGCGGACGCGGCGGGTCCGGTGGACCCGGCGGGCGTGTCCCGCGCCGCAGACGGCGGATACTGCGCTGGTCGGCGATGGTGCTCGCGTTCGTCATACTCGGCACGGCCGGCGCCGGATACCTCTACTACCGCCATCTGAACGGCAACATCAAAAAGGGCGAGCTCAACATCGGTGAGCACAAGGCGCCCAGGCCCACCCCGAACGCGGCGGGCCAGACCCCGCTGAACATCCTGGTCATCGGCTCGGACAGCCGGAACACCAAGGAGAACCTGAAGCTCGGCGGCTCCACCGACAGTGTCGGCGCGGCCCCGCTGGCCGATGTGCAGATGCTGATCCACCTCTCGGCGGACCGCAGCAACATGTCGGTGGTCAGCATGCCCCGTGACACGCTCATCGAGATCCCCAAGTGCACCGACCCCGACACCGGCAAGGTGTACCCGGCGAGCAGCGGGCGGCTGATGACCAATCAGTCGCTGGGCCGCGGTGGCGCGGGCTGCACCGTCGCGACCTGGGAGAAGCTCACCGACGTCCACATCAACCACTTCGTGCAGGTCGACTTCGCGGGGGTGGTCTCGATGGCCGACGCGATCGGCGGGGTGCCGGTGTGCGTGGACCGCGACATCTACTCCCACACGAACGACGACAAGGGCTCCGGCCTCAAGCTCCCCAAGGGCACCCACTCCGTCAAGGGCGAACAGGCCCTCCAGTGGCTGCGCACCCGGTACGGGTTCGGGGACGGCAGCGACATAGGGCGGGCCAAGGCCCAGCACATGTACATGAGCTCGATGGTGCGGGAGATGCGGGAGAACGCGACGCTCAGCAACCCCGGCAAGCTGCGGGGTCTCGCGGAGACCGCGACCCGTTCGCTCACCGTCGACCGGGGGCTCGACACCGTGATGAAGCTGTACGACCTCGGCAACGAGCTGCGCAAGGTGCCGCCGGACCGGATCACCATGACGACCATGCCGTTCGACTACCTCGGTGCGCGGGTGGTGCCCAAGCCGGGGGACGCGGAGCAGTTGTTCCGGCTGATACGGGACGATGTCGCGCTCGACGGCAAGGACAAGAAGAAGCGGGCCGCGGCGCCGAAGAAGTCCGAGGACGCGGCGGCGGACGACGCGGAGATCCCCGTACAGGTCGTCAACGGGACCCGGACGGACGTGCTCGCGCCGGCCCGGGGGCGGGCGTCCACCGTCGCGCAGCTCCTCGTGGGCAAGGGGCTGGCCCGGGCCGTGGCCGACACCCAGGCCGCGGTGACCGAGGCGCGGACGGTGATCTCGTACCCCAGTGTGGATCTGGAGGGGGACGCGCGGCGGGTGGCCGAGCTGATGGGGATTCCGCTGTCCGCGGTGAAGCGGTCGACGGATGTCTCCGGGGTGACACTCGTCGTCGGGGCGGACTGGCGTGAGGGCGTGGCGTACGGCGGGGGTTCGGGTTCGCCCGAGGCCGAGGGGACGCCGGAGTCGGCGGACCTCCTGAACGGGGCGGACGAGGACGCCTGCATGGAGGTCAACCCCGCGTTTACGTACTGA
- a CDS encoding LCP family glycopolymer transferase → MDAQGHGRGDDIDPADQWVLNPETGDYELRLDSSPEQSSVPTPRRAPRPGAARAPGPRQPSDPAGRRASRGERPGQPGSRSRSSAPSRDESGTRDLPGQRRRRAAPPEPPDRRRGKAARKRPPKKSRGKRVLIWGSGALAVVLVGAGTSAYLYLEHLNSNIKTTDVGSAGAKGFSKDKAVNILVIGTDKRTGEGNGGYGDKNSAGHADTTLLLHVSKDRSNATVMSIPRDLITDIPDCPTKQSDGSTKVVPGSVQVRFNTSLGQGGRDAGCAMRTVTELTGVQVDHFMLADFDAVKTLTSAVGGVEVCVAKDIDDPKSHLKLSAGKHTIEGEQALAFVRTRDSFGNRSDLDRIQVQQQFLGSLMRKLKSDSTLSSPTKMLDLAEAATKALEVDTGIGSINKLKDVGLEMKKVNPKNITFTTLPVEDNPAEEVPTTVVVEPVKAEPLFAMIRDDVSLTEVKQQEKADAKKAKAAQAKLLEGPKSDPAEVRVNVYNGGAPAGSAQETLTWLQNNEGVLKSTQLGNAPAEVAKTQLAYAPDQADQARRLAEVMGLPASAMKPGESEENAQGLPAIVLTLGKDFKSAGVPVNAPTKAPEGIQKVEADKAVCSE, encoded by the coding sequence GTGGACGCGCAAGGCCATGGGCGGGGGGACGACATCGACCCCGCAGACCAGTGGGTACTGAATCCAGAGACCGGTGACTACGAGCTTCGGCTCGACAGTTCCCCGGAGCAGTCGAGTGTGCCGACCCCGCGTCGGGCTCCCCGGCCGGGGGCCGCACGCGCGCCCGGGCCCCGGCAGCCCTCCGACCCCGCGGGCCGCCGTGCGTCCAGGGGCGAGCGCCCCGGGCAGCCGGGGTCCCGCTCCCGTTCCTCCGCGCCGTCCCGTGACGAGTCCGGCACCCGTGATCTTCCCGGTCAGCGCAGGCGCCGGGCCGCGCCGCCGGAGCCGCCGGACCGCCGCCGGGGCAAGGCGGCGCGCAAGAGGCCGCCGAAGAAGTCCCGGGGCAAGCGGGTGCTGATCTGGGGCAGTGGCGCGCTCGCCGTGGTCCTGGTCGGCGCGGGCACCTCCGCGTATCTGTATCTGGAGCATCTGAACAGCAACATCAAGACCACCGATGTCGGCAGCGCGGGCGCCAAGGGGTTCAGCAAGGACAAGGCCGTGAACATCCTGGTGATCGGCACCGACAAGCGGACCGGTGAGGGGAACGGCGGCTACGGCGACAAGAACAGCGCCGGTCACGCCGACACGACCTTGCTGCTGCATGTGTCCAAGGACCGCTCGAACGCGACGGTCATGAGCATCCCCCGGGACCTCATCACGGACATCCCCGACTGCCCGACGAAGCAGTCGGACGGCTCCACCAAGGTGGTCCCCGGTTCGGTCCAGGTGCGTTTCAACACCAGCCTCGGCCAGGGCGGCCGGGACGCGGGCTGCGCGATGCGGACGGTCACGGAGCTGACCGGGGTGCAGGTCGACCACTTCATGCTGGCCGACTTCGACGCGGTGAAGACGCTGACGAGCGCGGTGGGCGGCGTCGAGGTCTGTGTCGCCAAGGACATCGACGACCCCAAGTCGCATCTGAAGCTCTCCGCGGGCAAGCACACCATCGAGGGCGAGCAGGCGCTCGCGTTCGTCCGCACCCGCGACAGCTTCGGCAACCGCAGCGACCTCGACCGCATCCAGGTGCAGCAGCAGTTCCTCGGTTCGCTGATGCGCAAGCTGAAGTCCGACTCGACGCTGTCCAGCCCGACCAAGATGCTCGACCTCGCCGAGGCGGCGACGAAGGCGCTGGAGGTCGACACGGGGATCGGCAGCATCAACAAGCTCAAGGACGTGGGGCTGGAGATGAAGAAGGTGAACCCGAAGAACATCACCTTCACCACGCTCCCCGTCGAGGACAACCCGGCCGAGGAGGTGCCGACGACCGTCGTCGTCGAACCCGTCAAGGCCGAACCGCTGTTCGCGATGATCCGCGACGATGTGTCGCTGACCGAGGTCAAGCAGCAGGAGAAGGCCGACGCGAAGAAGGCGAAGGCCGCCCAGGCGAAACTCCTCGAAGGGCCGAAGTCCGACCCCGCCGAGGTCCGGGTGAACGTCTACAACGGCGGCGCCCCCGCGGGATCCGCTCAGGAAACTCTCACCTGGCTCCAGAACAATGAGGGCGTGCTCAAGTCCACCCAGCTCGGCAACGCACCGGCCGAGGTCGCCAAGACCCAGCTCGCCTACGCCCCTGACCAGGCCGATCAGGCCCGCAGGCTGGCGGAGGTCATGGGTCTGCCCGCGTCCGCGATGAAGCCGGGCGAGAGCGAGGAGAACGCGCAGGGCCTGCCCGCGATCGTGCTGACGCTCGGCAAGGACTTCAAGAGCGCGGGGGTACCGGTCAACGCTCCGACGAAGGCGCCGGAGGGCATCCAGAAGGTCGAAGCGGACAAGGCGGTCTGCTCGGAGTAA
- a CDS encoding TIGR03089 family protein, whose protein sequence is MNASDRTPADLLRSALAADPSRPLVTFYDDATGERVELSVATFANWVAKTANLLQGELNVEPGDRVALLLPAHWQTAVWLLACSSVGAVADVGGAAGRADAVVAGPDALDAARACGGERVALALRPLGGRFPVAPEGFADYAVEVPSQGDRFAPFAPVDPHEAALIVAGAEYSGAEVVARAVADAERLGIVGPGARVMSLLGYDTWDGLAAGLYGPLAAGGSVVLCRNSGDLDDDALAKRVETEHVTATAR, encoded by the coding sequence GTGAACGCCTCCGATCGCACCCCCGCCGACCTGCTGCGATCCGCGCTTGCCGCGGACCCGTCCCGACCGCTGGTGACCTTCTACGACGACGCGACCGGGGAACGGGTCGAATTGTCGGTGGCCACCTTCGCCAATTGGGTGGCCAAGACCGCGAACCTGCTCCAGGGCGAGCTGAACGTGGAGCCCGGCGACCGGGTCGCGCTGCTGCTGCCCGCCCACTGGCAGACCGCGGTATGGCTGCTGGCCTGCTCGTCCGTGGGAGCGGTCGCCGATGTCGGCGGCGCGGCGGGCCGCGCCGACGCCGTGGTGGCCGGTCCGGACGCGCTGGACGCGGCCCGCGCGTGCGGCGGCGAACGGGTGGCGCTGGCGCTGCGCCCGCTGGGCGGCAGATTCCCGGTGGCCCCCGAGGGGTTCGCCGACTACGCGGTCGAGGTGCCCTCACAGGGGGACCGGTTCGCCCCCTTCGCCCCGGTCGACCCGCACGAGGCGGCGCTGATCGTGGCGGGAGCGGAGTACTCCGGCGCGGAGGTCGTGGCGCGGGCGGTGGCGGACGCGGAGCGGCTCGGGATCGTCGGCCCCGGCGCCCGGGTGATGTCGCTGCTCGGGTACGACACCTGGGACGGGCTCGCGGCGGGACTGTACGGGCCGCTGGCCGCCGGGGGTTCCGTGGTGCTGTGCCGCAACTCCGGGGATCTCGACGACGACGCGCTGGCGAAACGCGTCGAGACCGAACATGTGACGGCCACGGCCCGCTGA
- a CDS encoding peptidoglycan recognition protein family protein: MRGFLASSVGVTCAIALALPLALPAAARSAPHPDPAPPDTPAAPAAPARPATPARPAAPSPPVPPGGTQSLALAPRPADRVRPPGTPEQGLAPRGVRPFSLVGVVWEDAAAQLDGRVQVRTRATGTADWSGWQDLDVHQGDHGADPGSDEARPGRVRGATAPLWVGDSDGVEARVTGHPSDDRTHPGHTSPGRDRAAALPRGLRLELVDPGPEPGSESGSGGDSESDPAPRAGAASRVGAAPRAVAAEPPRARVAAPAKRYIGPRPGIVSRKKWGADEGLRDRGFVYTTSVKAAFVHHSATGNNYRCSQSPSVIRGIYRYHVRSSGWRDLGYNFLIDKCGTVYEGRAGGVTKAVLGAHTLGFNAKTMGIAVLGSYGRTKVPSAAVKAIAKLTAWKLGLYGANPRGKTYLTSGGGNLYRKGKKVRLHVISGHRDGFNTACPGARLYSKLGTARSTSARLQGR; this comes from the coding sequence ATGCGTGGATTCCTAGCTTCCTCGGTCGGCGTCACCTGCGCGATCGCACTGGCCCTCCCGCTCGCCCTGCCCGCCGCGGCGCGGTCCGCGCCGCACCCGGACCCCGCCCCACCGGACACCCCCGCCGCCCCCGCCGCACCGGCCCGTCCCGCGACCCCGGCCCGCCCTGCCGCCCCTTCTCCTCCCGTACCGCCGGGCGGCACCCAGTCCCTCGCGCTCGCTCCCCGCCCCGCCGACCGGGTGCGGCCGCCCGGCACCCCGGAGCAGGGTCTCGCCCCGCGCGGTGTCCGCCCCTTCTCCCTGGTCGGCGTGGTCTGGGAGGACGCCGCGGCGCAACTCGACGGCCGGGTGCAGGTCCGTACCCGCGCCACCGGCACCGCCGACTGGTCCGGCTGGCAGGACCTCGACGTCCACCAGGGCGACCACGGCGCCGACCCCGGTTCCGACGAGGCCCGTCCCGGCCGCGTCCGGGGCGCCACCGCCCCGCTGTGGGTCGGCGACTCGGACGGGGTGGAGGCCAGGGTCACCGGCCACCCGTCCGACGACCGCACCCACCCCGGCCATACGTCCCCCGGCCGCGACCGCGCCGCCGCGCTGCCCCGGGGCCTGCGCCTGGAACTGGTCGACCCGGGCCCCGAACCAGGGTCCGAGTCCGGGTCCGGCGGCGATTCCGAGTCCGACCCCGCGCCCCGGGCCGGTGCCGCATCCAGGGTCGGTGCCGCGCCCCGGGCCGTGGCCGCCGAGCCCCCCCGCGCCCGCGTGGCCGCCCCCGCCAAGCGCTACATCGGCCCCCGCCCCGGGATCGTCAGCCGGAAGAAATGGGGCGCCGACGAGGGCCTGCGGGACCGGGGCTTCGTGTACACCACGTCCGTCAAGGCGGCCTTCGTCCACCACAGCGCCACCGGCAACAACTACCGCTGCTCCCAGTCGCCTTCGGTCATCCGCGGTATCTACCGCTACCACGTGCGGAGCAGCGGCTGGCGGGACCTCGGCTACAACTTCCTCATCGACAAGTGCGGCACCGTCTACGAAGGGCGGGCCGGGGGAGTGACCAAGGCGGTCCTCGGGGCCCACACCCTCGGCTTCAACGCGAAGACCATGGGCATCGCGGTGCTCGGCTCCTACGGACGGACCAAGGTGCCCTCCGCCGCCGTCAAGGCGATCGCCAAGCTCACGGCCTGGAAGCTGGGGCTGTACGGAGCCAATCCGAGGGGCAAGACATATCTGACGTCGGGCGGTGGCAATCTGTACCGAAAGGGAAAGAAGGTTCGGCTCCATGTGATCTCCGGGCACCGTGACGGCTTCAACACGGCGTGCCCGGGAGCCCGCCTCTACAGCAAGCTCGGCACCGCCCGCAGTACCTCGGCCCGACTGCAAGGACGCTGA
- the manB gene encoding mannose-1-phosphate guanylyltransferase yields MTEAILLVGGKGTRLRPLTVNTPKPMVPAAGVPFLTHQLARARAAGIDHIVLATSYLAEVFEPYFGDGSALGLRLEYVTEREPLGTGGAIRNAASRLAAGPDDPVVVFNGDILTGLDIRALIAAHGTSGADISLHLTKVADPRAYGLVPTDPTGRVTAFLEKPQTPEEIVTDQINAGAYVFRRSVVDTIPAGRPVSVERETFPGLLSSGAHLQGMVDSTYWLDLGTPAAFVRGSADLVLGRVPSPAVPGRCGDRLVLPTAQVASDAKLSGGTVIGHGARVGAGARITGSTVLSGAVIAPGTVITDSMIGARARIGARTTLRDTVVGDDARVGADNELRDGARVWCGAALPAGALRFSPDR; encoded by the coding sequence GTGACAGAAGCGATTCTCCTGGTCGGTGGCAAGGGCACCAGACTCCGTCCGCTCACGGTCAACACCCCCAAGCCGATGGTCCCCGCGGCCGGGGTGCCGTTCCTGACCCACCAGCTGGCCAGGGCGAGGGCCGCGGGCATCGACCACATCGTGCTCGCCACGTCCTACCTCGCGGAGGTCTTCGAGCCGTACTTCGGCGACGGCTCCGCGCTGGGGCTGCGGCTGGAGTACGTCACCGAACGCGAGCCGCTCGGCACCGGCGGGGCCATCCGCAACGCCGCCTCCCGGCTGGCCGCCGGGCCCGACGACCCGGTCGTCGTCTTCAACGGCGACATCCTCACCGGGCTCGACATCCGCGCGCTGATCGCCGCGCACGGGACGAGCGGCGCGGACATCTCCCTGCACCTCACGAAGGTCGCGGACCCGCGGGCGTACGGGCTCGTGCCCACGGACCCGACGGGCCGGGTGACCGCGTTCCTGGAGAAGCCGCAGACCCCCGAGGAGATCGTCACCGACCAGATCAACGCGGGGGCGTACGTCTTCCGCCGGTCGGTCGTCGACACCATCCCGGCCGGGCGCCCGGTCTCCGTGGAGCGCGAGACGTTTCCCGGCCTGCTGTCGTCCGGCGCCCATCTCCAGGGCATGGTCGACTCGACGTACTGGCTGGACCTCGGCACCCCGGCGGCGTTCGTACGGGGTTCCGCGGACCTGGTCCTCGGGCGGGTGCCGTCCCCGGCGGTGCCCGGCCGCTGCGGGGACCGGCTGGTGCTGCCCACGGCGCAGGTCGCGTCGGACGCGAAGCTGAGCGGCGGGACGGTGATCGGGCACGGGGCGCGGGTGGGCGCGGGGGCGCGGATCACCGGCAGTACGGTGCTGTCCGGGGCGGTCATCGCGCCGGGGACGGTGATCACCGACTCGATGATCGGGGCGCGGGCGCGGATCGGGGCGCGGACGACGCTGCGGGACACGGTGGTGGGGGACGACGCGCGGGTCGGGGCCGACAACGAGTTGCGGGACGGGGCCCGGGTCTGGTGCGGCGCGGCGCTCCCGGCGGGCGCCCTCCGCTTCTCCCCTGACCGGTAG